The Halalkalibaculum roseum genome window below encodes:
- a CDS encoding enoyl-CoA hydratase/isomerase family protein, with protein sequence MNILNIEQRDHTLWAAINRPESRNALNFALMDALENTIDRLESDASIRTFVLSGTDGHFISGGDLREFHTIKTAEEAKPMAKRMLSLFKRIEQLPCWTIACINGAAYGGGWETMLAFDFRIASEDAVIGFTQGKFYLPPGWGGLTRLVEIVGRSTALKWLAETAVIEADTALSHKLINRVSIENELIDNTWQWAEELSHNDRDFIKTLKEGALRITEARWKAIHEELDSFSKFWEDKRHHQRVEKFLNRNRD encoded by the coding sequence GTGAACATTTTAAATATTGAACAGCGAGATCACACCCTTTGGGCTGCCATCAACCGCCCTGAATCGCGCAATGCCTTGAACTTTGCGCTAATGGACGCTTTGGAAAATACCATTGATCGGTTGGAGTCTGATGCATCTATCCGCACTTTTGTGCTTAGCGGGACTGATGGTCACTTCATATCGGGAGGAGACCTCCGTGAATTTCATACCATCAAAACAGCAGAAGAAGCCAAACCCATGGCAAAAAGGATGCTATCCCTCTTTAAACGAATCGAACAGCTCCCCTGCTGGACGATTGCGTGTATCAACGGGGCAGCCTATGGCGGCGGTTGGGAAACCATGCTTGCTTTTGATTTCAGAATTGCTTCGGAAGATGCTGTCATTGGGTTTACACAAGGTAAGTTTTACCTGCCTCCGGGCTGGGGCGGACTTACCCGTCTGGTAGAAATTGTCGGCCGATCCACAGCACTGAAATGGCTGGCGGAAACCGCCGTGATTGAAGCAGATACTGCCCTTTCTCACAAATTGATCAATAGAGTGAGCATAGAGAATGAGCTGATAGACAATACCTGGCAATGGGCAGAGGAGCTGAGTCATAATGACCGTGACTTCATCAAAACATTAAAGGAGGGTGCTCTGCGCATAACCGAAGCCCGATGGAAAGCCATACATGAGGAGCTGGATAGCTTTTCCAAATTCTGGGAAGACAAACGTCATCATCAAAGAGTGGAGAAATTTTTGAACAGGAACAGGGATTAA
- a CDS encoding S1C family serine protease: protein MFKTLSGILVAISILFSACSQQEPAPVNDNASVSVADSGPVRTSPGLAASDSEGYTTQDAVTQDADQQIYNSRHTAITEAVKKVSPATVSITVTEVRQGGRRLAFDEFYNRFFFAPTEREFSSMGSGFIISEDGLVVTNEHVADKNAQKIMISLTDGTQYEAEILGADELADLALLKIKADRKFPYVEFGDSDEVMVGEWSLAIGNPFGLFEAAQPSVTVGVVSAVNRDFRPDPNQPRVYLNMIQTDAAINRGNSGGPLVNSAGEVIGVNTFIFTGGTSSGFVGLGFAIPSNRVEKIIDQLASTGEVSMAYNPGMETTEMTYQLVRKYNLPQVPGLLVTSVNKDGPAFECGIVPGDIILKVGDERVQSQMHLKALFREYAEGDTMRIELLRKGQRYEANMALRPKAEE, encoded by the coding sequence ATGTTCAAGACGCTTTCCGGTATACTAGTAGCCATTTCTATTCTTTTTTCAGCTTGTTCTCAACAGGAACCGGCGCCAGTTAATGATAATGCTTCTGTTTCAGTGGCTGACTCCGGACCTGTTCGAACTTCTCCGGGACTGGCCGCGAGTGACAGTGAGGGATACACTACACAGGATGCAGTTACCCAGGATGCAGATCAGCAAATTTACAACAGCCGCCATACCGCCATCACAGAGGCTGTAAAAAAAGTTAGTCCTGCAACCGTCAGCATTACGGTAACCGAGGTTCGGCAGGGAGGAAGACGGCTGGCATTTGATGAATTTTATAACCGTTTTTTCTTTGCTCCTACCGAACGCGAGTTCAGCAGCATGGGGTCGGGATTCATCATTAGCGAAGACGGTTTAGTAGTGACCAACGAGCATGTCGCCGATAAAAACGCTCAGAAAATTATGATTTCCCTGACGGATGGCACCCAATACGAAGCAGAGATTCTGGGAGCTGACGAACTTGCCGACCTGGCACTCTTGAAAATTAAAGCTGATAGGAAGTTTCCTTATGTAGAGTTCGGTGATTCCGATGAAGTAATGGTAGGAGAGTGGTCACTTGCTATCGGCAATCCTTTCGGACTCTTTGAGGCCGCCCAGCCATCGGTAACGGTTGGGGTAGTCAGTGCTGTCAACAGAGATTTCAGACCGGATCCTAACCAGCCCCGGGTGTATCTGAATATGATTCAGACCGATGCCGCAATTAACAGGGGGAATTCAGGCGGGCCACTGGTGAATAGTGCCGGTGAAGTGATCGGGGTGAATACCTTTATTTTTACGGGAGGAACCAGCAGCGGCTTCGTAGGTTTGGGATTTGCTATTCCCAGCAACCGGGTAGAAAAAATTATCGACCAGCTTGCCTCCACCGGAGAAGTATCTATGGCCTATAATCCCGGAATGGAAACCACTGAGATGACCTACCAGCTGGTCAGAAAATACAACCTGCCGCAAGTGCCCGGCTTGCTTGTAACCAGTGTCAATAAAGACGGTCCGGCATTTGAATGCGGTATTGTTCCCGGAGACATCATCCTGAAAGTCGGGGACGAGCGGGTGCAGAGTCAGATGCATTTGAAAGCCCTCTTTCGTGAGTACGCCGAAGGAGATACGATGCGTATCGAACTATTGAGGAAAGGTCAACGATACGAAGCAAATATGGCACTGAGACCTAAAGCAGAAGAGTAG
- a CDS encoding DHH family phosphoesterase — translation MFEELVSKLKEHRTVGVYSHIRPDGDCIGAQVAACRWLEKNGIRAFAFNDDQIPLNLQWLTDFYTIEEPREETLKQCDAFLLLDGNSPTRFGSYAEYMEDDPKPSYMVDHHPDPQDGFDMTISVEEASSTCELIFHLFLQNDIKQLDSKSAKALYTGILTDTGSLQYDSVTPETMNIASELLRIGEFRPNVVAEKVFSNKRLNQLHLLSRAMSTIKLHEDNQIATMYVTSEMLEETDTTNDDCEGFVAYPLSVAGIKAAILFKDLGEGVKMSLRSKSNEVDVNKWAREIGGGGHKKASGAWHPGPLEETIKEVVGIGSKQLAEIDKS, via the coding sequence ATGTTTGAAGAGCTGGTCTCAAAATTGAAGGAACATCGCACAGTGGGTGTTTATTCGCATATACGTCCGGACGGTGATTGTATCGGTGCCCAGGTGGCGGCGTGCCGATGGCTTGAAAAGAATGGAATTCGGGCTTTTGCATTCAATGATGATCAGATTCCTTTAAACCTGCAGTGGCTCACTGACTTTTATACCATTGAAGAGCCCCGTGAGGAGACCCTCAAGCAGTGCGACGCATTTCTTTTGCTAGATGGAAACTCACCTACTCGTTTCGGAAGCTACGCAGAGTATATGGAAGACGATCCCAAACCCAGCTATATGGTTGATCATCATCCGGATCCCCAGGATGGGTTTGATATGACTATTTCCGTTGAGGAGGCTTCTTCTACCTGTGAGCTTATCTTTCATCTCTTCCTTCAAAACGATATCAAGCAGCTCGACAGTAAATCGGCCAAGGCGCTATATACCGGAATTCTAACTGACACCGGCTCCTTGCAGTATGACAGCGTCACCCCGGAAACAATGAATATTGCTTCGGAACTGCTGCGTATCGGTGAGTTTCGTCCCAACGTAGTTGCTGAAAAAGTATTCTCAAACAAGCGTCTGAACCAGCTTCACCTTTTGAGTAGGGCGATGAGTACTATCAAGCTGCATGAAGACAATCAAATCGCTACTATGTACGTTACAAGCGAAATGTTGGAGGAGACCGATACAACCAATGATGATTGTGAGGGCTTTGTAGCCTATCCGCTGAGTGTTGCCGGTATTAAAGCCGCAATATTGTTCAAAGACCTTGGAGAAGGGGTCAAAATGAGCCTGCGCTCCAAAAGCAATGAAGTAGATGTGAACAAGTGGGCACGTGAAATCGGCGGTGGCGGACACAAAAAAGCTTCGGGTGCATGGCATCCCGGTCCGCTTGAAGAAACCATTAAAGAAGTAGTTGGCATCGGTTCCAAACAACTGGCCGAAATTGATAAGTCGTAA
- a CDS encoding thiamine diphosphokinase, with amino-acid sequence MEESNIFFTPFNRLDLMLSNAAKEVYIFTIIMKTLILCNGSPPSKQLFGECLEWADLFIAADGGGNVAHSLNTLPDIVIGDLDSFEYPDSESYMVLFDPDQETNDLEKALKKAIDEGAMELIVLGATGKRLDQTLKNLSVMKQFNNSFNSLVYKDNYGDTFILPDIYRKELEPGTQISLFPLSGEVTGIHTEGLKYSLTDEKLMNGVRDGSSNEVVSSPIEITHKEGDLLMFIARER; translated from the coding sequence ATGGAAGAAAGCAATATTTTTTTCACCCCTTTCAACCGGCTTGATTTAATGCTTTCGAATGCTGCAAAAGAAGTTTATATATTCACCATAATCATGAAAACGCTGATACTTTGTAACGGATCACCGCCTTCCAAGCAACTCTTTGGAGAATGTCTAGAGTGGGCTGATTTATTTATTGCAGCAGACGGTGGAGGCAATGTAGCACACAGCTTGAATACGCTGCCCGATATCGTTATAGGTGATCTTGACAGTTTTGAATACCCCGACAGTGAATCGTACATGGTCTTATTTGACCCTGACCAGGAGACAAATGACTTGGAAAAGGCATTGAAAAAAGCTATTGATGAAGGGGCGATGGAACTGATTGTGTTGGGAGCGACCGGCAAGAGGCTTGACCAGACACTTAAAAATCTTTCGGTAATGAAGCAGTTCAACAACAGTTTCAACTCCCTTGTCTATAAGGATAATTATGGTGATACCTTTATTCTTCCCGACATCTACCGAAAGGAGCTGGAACCGGGCACCCAGATTTCACTGTTCCCTTTATCAGGTGAGGTTACCGGTATTCATACCGAGGGACTGAAGTATTCCCTAACGGATGAAAAATTGATGAATGGGGTAAGGGACGGTTCATCCAATGAAGTGGTTTCAAGCCCCATTGAAATTACCCACAAAGAGGGTGACCTTCTGATGTTCATTGCGCGAGAGAGATAG
- a CDS encoding GIY-YIG nuclease family protein, which yields MLYQRKHNLYYVYIMASISRVIYVGVTNNIYNRVMWHKGETDNNSFTSRYRVTRLVYYEEFEYIDRALSREKQLKGWRREKKLKLINRLNPQWQDLSLQWEK from the coding sequence ATGCTTTATCAAAGAAAACATAACCTGTATTACGTTTACATCATGGCAAGTATTTCCAGAGTGATTTACGTAGGTGTCACCAATAATATCTACAATAGGGTAATGTGGCATAAGGGGGAAACTGATAATAATAGCTTCACATCCCGGTATCGGGTAACGAGACTAGTATACTATGAAGAATTTGAATATATAGATAGGGCCCTAAGTCGTGAAAAACAACTTAAAGGATGGCGTAGAGAGAAGAAGTTGAAGTTGATCAATAGATTAAACCCTCAATGGCAAGATTTATCATTGCAATGGGAGAAATGA
- a CDS encoding sodium:solute symporter family protein, protein MSELSFTLLDWGIILFYFCFLVFLSWKREGEDKDEEAFLLSGRKMTLPAFVATLVSTWYGGILGVGEYSYQFGISQWLLFGFPFYIFSALFAWLLAGKIRMNKALSLPEAVGNFYGEKAGRFSAIPVFILVSPAPYILMLGLIFQYLTGGAGDFLWYASAVALFSVAYVTFGGFSAVVRTDMLQVILMFAGFAFLLFYAGVEFGSFGKLWNAVPDNYRDLTGGQDIQYILVWFFIALWTFVDPSFHQRAAAAKTPETAQKGIFISIVLWSVFDFMTLFSGMFGWAILGPDLAEPIMVYPYLANEILPVGMKGLFFVALLAIIMSTMDSYLFLSGQTLGRDLLVKLFPNSSNNRLTRISVLLAAVLGILLIIVYPSVIDIWYVIGSVMIPGILLPVLGIYIRLFTLKKGWVVPTMVVCIGISLTWLVLGTIYSTEAYSYTFLGLEPFYPGLFASILFWLFGRDKSEDLIAETEFTRELKNE, encoded by the coding sequence TTGAGCGAACTAAGCTTTACCCTACTGGATTGGGGAATCATCCTCTTTTATTTCTGTTTTCTGGTCTTTCTGAGTTGGAAACGGGAAGGCGAAGACAAGGATGAAGAAGCCTTTCTCCTCTCGGGCAGGAAAATGACCTTACCTGCTTTTGTAGCTACCCTTGTCTCTACATGGTACGGGGGGATACTCGGCGTAGGTGAGTACAGCTACCAGTTCGGCATCTCGCAATGGCTATTGTTCGGTTTTCCTTTTTATATCTTCTCTGCACTCTTTGCCTGGCTGCTGGCGGGTAAAATAAGAATGAACAAGGCCCTGTCCCTCCCTGAAGCTGTCGGTAATTTTTACGGGGAGAAAGCCGGCCGTTTTTCTGCAATTCCGGTATTTATCCTGGTTAGTCCGGCACCTTACATCCTGATGCTTGGACTCATATTTCAATACCTGACCGGGGGAGCCGGTGACTTTCTCTGGTACGCCAGTGCAGTAGCTCTCTTTTCGGTAGCCTATGTAACGTTTGGGGGCTTTAGTGCAGTCGTCCGCACGGATATGCTGCAGGTCATACTGATGTTTGCAGGATTCGCTTTTCTGCTTTTTTACGCCGGGGTTGAATTCGGTTCCTTTGGCAAATTGTGGAACGCCGTACCAGACAATTACCGTGATCTGACCGGCGGACAGGACATACAGTATATCCTTGTCTGGTTTTTCATTGCACTTTGGACCTTCGTAGACCCCAGCTTCCACCAGCGAGCTGCAGCCGCCAAAACTCCTGAAACAGCCCAAAAAGGCATATTTATTTCCATTGTCCTTTGGTCGGTATTTGACTTTATGACCCTATTCAGCGGCATGTTCGGCTGGGCCATTTTAGGACCTGACCTTGCTGAACCGATCATGGTCTATCCCTATCTTGCCAATGAAATATTGCCTGTTGGTATGAAGGGTCTATTCTTTGTCGCACTATTGGCCATTATCATGTCAACTATGGATAGCTACCTGTTTCTTTCCGGACAAACACTGGGAAGAGACTTGCTTGTAAAACTGTTTCCGAATAGTTCGAATAACCGACTGACCCGTATTAGTGTACTGCTCGCAGCCGTACTTGGTATCCTGTTGATTATCGTCTATCCAAGCGTCATCGACATTTGGTACGTAATTGGTTCGGTGATGATTCCTGGCATACTGTTACCCGTACTGGGTATCTATATACGTCTGTTCACCTTGAAGAAGGGTTGGGTAGTACCCACCATGGTGGTATGTATAGGTATTTCATTGACCTGGTTAGTATTGGGAACCATTTATAGTACCGAAGCCTATTCATATACCTTCCTGGGACTCGAACCCTTCTATCCCGGGTTGTTTGCAAGTATACTATTCTGGCTATTTGGCAGAGATAAGAGTGAAGACCTGATAGCAGAAACCGAGTTCACCAGGGAATTAAAAAACGAGTAA
- the tsaE gene encoding tRNA (adenosine(37)-N6)-threonylcarbamoyltransferase complex ATPase subunit type 1 TsaE: MSSEKEFISESEEQTKKFAADFARSLKAGDVVCLEGDLGAGKTHFVKGMVTAFGIEESDVQSPTFTLINEYPGSIPLYHFDCYRMESVHEAIEIGAEEYFYGEGVSVIEWPERIRDIIPAEAVWITITSLAPTKRKFVIQQKGT, encoded by the coding sequence ATGAGCAGTGAGAAAGAATTTATAAGTGAGTCAGAAGAGCAGACCAAAAAGTTTGCTGCTGATTTTGCCCGGAGTCTCAAGGCCGGGGATGTGGTCTGCCTTGAGGGTGATCTCGGTGCGGGGAAAACCCATTTCGTTAAGGGAATGGTAACAGCTTTTGGTATAGAGGAGTCGGATGTACAATCGCCTACTTTCACGTTGATCAATGAATACCCGGGAAGTATACCGCTCTATCATTTTGATTGTTACCGGATGGAATCGGTTCATGAGGCTATTGAGATAGGTGCTGAAGAATATTTTTATGGGGAGGGCGTTTCAGTTATTGAATGGCCGGAACGGATTCGCGATATTATCCCCGCCGAAGCTGTTTGGATTACCATTACATCACTCGCCCCGACAAAGCGAAAATTTGTCATACAGCAAAAAGGAACATAA
- a CDS encoding response regulator, with the protein MSNRILWADDEIDQLKPHIIFLENKGFEITPVTNGDDAVTLIKERIFDIVFLDEQMPGMDGLATLNKIKTIQPSLPVVMITKSEEESIMEDAIGGKISDYLIKPVNPNQILLTVKRILDRKRIRSEKFAQSYLRNFNKISQRIREETTWEDWINIYQQLIRWDIDLQSGEESLLQVLHDQYREANKMFGRFIEEHYRNWLDQKTPQRPALSIDIMGEYVFPHIKNGQTTMFFVIDCMRYDQWLVFEDLLTEYYNIDTDFYYSILPTATPYSRNAIFSGLYPKEIMEIYPKLWHSGEDESSLNQYEQELLQKQLEREGLNINAKYEKVLHAEEGKRVTDRIMNYTQSPLSTFVYNFVDTLVHSRSDSDILKEIAPDVPAFRGLTKTWFEHSSLHDIFKILSDEEVTIVITSDHGAVRALRDAKVYGDKDTSTSLRYKYGRNLNADEDATIFIDDPASYKLPAPGIVNNYIIAKEDYYFVYPTNYHRYQSRYKDTFLHGGASMEEMILPIATLRPKTLMRR; encoded by the coding sequence ATGTCTAATCGGATATTATGGGCTGATGACGAAATAGATCAGCTTAAGCCCCATATTATTTTCCTGGAGAATAAAGGGTTTGAAATTACACCTGTCACAAACGGTGATGACGCTGTTACGCTCATTAAAGAGCGGATTTTTGACATCGTTTTTTTGGATGAACAGATGCCGGGCATGGACGGTCTTGCTACGCTTAATAAGATAAAAACCATTCAGCCTTCTCTTCCTGTGGTTATGATCACCAAAAGTGAGGAGGAGTCGATCATGGAAGATGCCATCGGTGGAAAAATATCCGATTACCTGATTAAGCCGGTCAATCCGAACCAAATCCTGCTTACGGTAAAGCGTATTCTTGACCGAAAACGAATTCGCTCTGAAAAATTTGCGCAGTCCTACCTGAGAAACTTCAACAAGATTTCCCAGCGCATTCGTGAAGAAACAACCTGGGAAGACTGGATCAACATCTATCAGCAGTTGATACGTTGGGATATTGATCTGCAATCGGGCGAAGAATCCTTGTTGCAGGTATTGCATGACCAGTATCGTGAAGCGAATAAGATGTTCGGGCGTTTCATTGAAGAGCACTATCGGAATTGGTTAGATCAGAAAACACCCCAGCGACCGGCGCTCTCCATAGATATTATGGGAGAATATGTATTCCCGCATATCAAGAACGGTCAGACCACTATGTTCTTCGTGATTGACTGCATGCGCTACGATCAATGGCTCGTTTTTGAGGATCTGCTGACTGAATATTACAACATCGATACCGATTTTTACTATTCCATCCTGCCGACGGCAACACCTTATTCCCGCAATGCTATATTTTCGGGACTGTATCCCAAGGAGATCATGGAAATATATCCGAAGCTTTGGCATAGTGGGGAGGATGAGAGTTCATTGAACCAATATGAGCAGGAACTGTTGCAGAAACAGCTGGAGCGGGAGGGACTGAATATCAACGCCAAATACGAGAAAGTACTTCATGCGGAGGAGGGGAAACGGGTAACGGATCGTATCATGAATTATACCCAATCGCCCTTGAGCACTTTTGTCTACAATTTCGTGGATACTCTGGTTCACTCAAGGTCGGACTCTGATATCCTTAAAGAAATTGCTCCCGATGTTCCGGCTTTCCGGGGACTTACCAAGACTTGGTTCGAGCACTCTTCACTCCATGACATATTTAAGATTCTCTCGGACGAAGAGGTTACCATAGTGATTACCAGCGATCACGGTGCAGTGAGAGCTCTTCGTGATGCCAAGGTGTATGGGGACAAGGATACCTCAACCAGTTTGCGCTACAAATATGGCAGAAATTTAAATGCCGACGAGGATGCGACCATCTTTATTGATGATCCGGCATCCTATAAATTGCCCGCCCCGGGAATAGTGAACAATTATATCATTGCTAAGGAAGACTATTACTTTGTTTATCCGACCAACTATCACCGTTACCAAAGCCGGTATAAGGATACTTTTCTGCACGGCGGTGCCAGTATGGAAGAGATGATTTTGCCTATTGCAACCCTACGCCCTAAGACATTGATGCGCAGATAG
- a CDS encoding ComEA family DNA-binding protein, giving the protein MKRKLFFWLENLKITKAERVSLTVLMAILLIVTLIRSLIPVSSPYDEQYYSELETEFKKRTEILRQKENAILARYHPEIEKVSAMASDTIPADSIKVEKAATGETMDQSLLARININTADAKTLESLPGIGPAYASRIIEYRTKNGAFTSYDELLKIKGIGKKRLEKLLPFIQLKDPIMNK; this is encoded by the coding sequence ATGAAAAGAAAACTGTTCTTCTGGCTTGAAAATTTGAAAATAACCAAGGCTGAGCGCGTATCTCTTACGGTTTTGATGGCTATTCTGTTAATAGTGACACTCATCAGAAGCCTGATACCCGTATCTTCACCCTACGATGAACAATACTATTCGGAACTGGAAACTGAGTTCAAAAAGCGAACAGAGATTCTGCGTCAAAAAGAGAATGCTATCCTGGCCAGGTATCATCCCGAAATTGAAAAGGTTTCAGCAATGGCTTCCGACACCATTCCTGCTGACAGTATTAAGGTCGAAAAAGCTGCAACCGGGGAAACGATGGATCAATCTCTTTTAGCCAGGATTAATATCAATACGGCGGACGCCAAAACGCTGGAAAGTCTCCCCGGTATTGGTCCTGCCTATGCCTCAAGAATTATCGAATACAGAACGAAAAACGGGGCATTTACTTCATACGATGAGCTTTTAAAGATCAAGGGAATAGGGAAAAAGCGATTGGAAAAGTTGCTCCCATTTATTCAACTTAAGGATCCTATTATGAATAAATGA